Sequence from the Acidobacteriota bacterium genome:
CTCCCGTCCTCGAGTTCATGATGACCCGGGACACCCTCCCCCGGGCCTACGAGCAGGAGGGCGCCTACTACACCCTCACGGGGGAATGGCGCCGGCGCGTCCGGCCGCAACACCTGGACGTGGACGCCAAGATCGCCGACATGGACCGGGCCGGCATCCGGACCTCGGCCCTCAGCATCAACGACCCCGGACCCGAGTGCTTCGGCGCCGACGGCCCCAAGGTGGCCAAGCTGGCGCACGACTTCATCGGAGACGCCGCCGAGTCGTATCCGGGACGTTTCTTCGGGCTGGCGACACTGCCGCTCCATCACATGGAGGAGTCGCTCCGGGAACTGGACCGCTGCGTCGACCAGCTCGGGTTCCGCGGCATCCTGCTCTACTCCAATCTGGCGGGCCGTTTTCCCGACGAAGAGGAGTTCCGGCCCCTGTTCAAACGGGCCGAAGAGATGGGCATTCCCATATTGCTCCATCCCGCCTACCCCATGACGTACGACGCCGTGAAGGGACGCTCCCTGGTGGGCGGCCTGGGCCTGATGTTCGACACCACCATCGCCCTGGCCCGGATCATCCTGGCCGGGATCCTGGACCGGCACCCCCGGCTCAAGCTGCTTTGCCCGCACGTGGGCGGGGCGCTGCCCTATCTGATCGGGCGCATGGACCATCAGACCCAGGTGCTCAAGCGGGGCGCGGAGAACATCCACCGGCCGCCCAGCGAGTACCTGCGTCAGATCTATTTCGATACGGTCTCGCCCATCGCCATGGCCATCCGTTACGGCTACGACTTCGCCGGTCCGGACAGGCTGCTCTACGCCAGCGACCATCCGTGGGTGGACCCCAATCTGATCGTGTCGAAAATCGACAGCCTCGGCCTGCCGGCCGCGGATCTGGAGAAAATTTATACCGGCAACGCGAAGACGCTCTTCCAGCTATGAACCCGGTGTCCGGCCGTTCCCAGGCAGGGTCTGAAGGAAGAACTCCCCGCAAGCCCGCCGGCTACCGATTCCGCCTCGCCGTCTGCAGCGGGACGTTCCAGGGCTGGAGCTTCACCGAGGCCTGCAAGGGGGCGGTCCGGACCGGATACGAGGGGATCGAGATCGCGCCGCACCTGCTCTCGGACGATCCCAACTCCCTCTCCGCCGCCCGGCGCAGAGAGCTGCGGGACATCCGCAAATCGGAAGGACTCCTCTACGCCGGGCTGCACAACATGCTCAAGGCCCCCCGCCGGCTTCACCTGACGACGCCGGACCGGACCCGGAGGGAGAGAAGCTGGGACTACTTCCGGGGCCTCGTCGACCTGTGCGGCGACCTGGGCGACGCCGGCCTGATGATCCTGGGCTCGGCCCGCCAGCGCGGCACGGTGGACGGAGCAACGCAACGGGAGGCCAGGCGCCGCCTGGCCGCGGGGCTGGCCAAGGTGGCTCCCGATGCCGAGGCGCGCCGGGTGCGGATCCTCCTGGAGCCCCTGGCGCCGCATCTCTGCGACGTGGTCAACAACCTGGGGGAGGCGACCGCCATCGTGGAGCAGATCGGCAGCCCGGCGGTGCAATCCATGTTCGACACCCACAACGCCGTCGCCGAGACCCTGCCTCACGGTGAAGCGATCCGGAAATACGACCGCTACATCAAGCACATCCACGTCAACGAGCTGGACGGCCGCCATCCGGGGACCGGCGACTACGACTTCAAGGCGGTCCTGCAGGCGTTGAAGGATCTCGCCTATCCGGGCTGGGTGTCGCTCGAAGTCTTCCACTTCGAACACGGCCCCGAAAACATCGCGCGAGATTCGGCGAGATTCATCAGGGATCTGGAGAAGAAGCTGGTCTACGATACAGACTGCGATACGGTCCAAAGCTCCCCAAAGTCCTCCGTCAGAACTTGCTCCAGTTCCTGAGAGACGCAGACGGGGCCCACGCCGCGAGTTCGCCTACCGGCTCATGATGTCGAAGTTTCGACCAGACTGTAGCTCGTGCTTCGGCCCCCTCCCGGATTGCGGGCGAGGAGACCGCGCCGGACCAGATCGGTAATGTCCCGCAGGGCCGTATCCTGGGAACATTTGGCGAGCTTGGCCCATTTCGAAGTGGTCAACTTCCCCTCGAACTCACCCAGGAGGCGGTCGAGGACCCGTCTCTGGCGCCGGTTGAGAGGAACATCGGCAACACGTTTCCAGAATCGTGCTTTTTTATGGACCGTCGCCAGCGTCCTCCGTGAATTCTCGATGGCACGGCCCAGGCAGACCAGGAACCAGACCAACCAAGCCGTGATGTCCGTCGTACCCTTCTGCGTCCGTTCGAGGACGTCATAGTAGTCGGCGCGTTCCTGCCGAATTTGCGACGACATGCTGTAGTAGCGTTGCGAACTCCCCTCGGAGCGGGCCAGGACCATGTCCGCAATCGCCCGCGCCATGCGGCCATTGCCGTCGTCAAAGGGGTGAAGGGTGACGAACCAGAGGTGGGCAACCCCGGCCTTGACCACTTCATCGGTGTCGGCAGGCGCATTGAACCAATCCAGAAAGGCCTCCATTTCCCGGGCAAGGCGGACCGCGGGCGGGGCCTCGAAATGCACCCGCTCACGACCGATGGGACCGGACACGACCTGAATCGGGCCGGTGCGGTCATCGCGCCAACCTCCCACCCTGATCCGCCGCCGGCCGCTACGGCCAGACGGAAACAGAGACTCGTGCCAGCCGTGGAGTCGAGTTCCGGTCAGCGGCTCCTCATGGCGTCCGGTGGCATCCAGCATCATTTCCACGATCCCCTCGACCCTGCGGTCGGCGTGCCTGAGACCGCCGAGGTCGAGACCGAGATGTCGGGCAACCGAGGAGCGGACCTGATCCGCGTCGAGTCGTTCCCCTTCGATATCGCTCGTCTTCAGCACGTCCTCCGTAAGGGTTTCGAATACCGCCTCCTGCCGTAGATCGAAGCCGAGGGCCTCCATCTGACCGATCAACCGTCCCTGTCGATACCGGACGGTCGCCAGCATTTCGATCAGGCTGTCATTCTTCCAGTGGAGATGGGGCCAGTCGGGATGTTCGTAGATGTACATTCTCCGCATAATTCGCGGAGATTGTAGGACATAATCGCCGCAGAAGGCAATTTATCGCCGCATTTGTGCGTCGAATACTGCCGACAATCGCCGCAGTCTCCAGGCACGCACGACATGTATACCTCTTGTGGAAAAGTCTGTGGGAAAAATGTGAGCGATCAGGTCGGCTGGACTGGGGAACAAGACTGTCCCCTCCTGTCTTCGACACCCACAACGCCGTCGGCGAGACCCTGCCTCACGGTGAAGCGATCCGGAAATACGACCGCTACATCAAGCACGTCCACGTCAACGAACTGGACGGCCGCCATCCGGGGACCGGCGACTACGACTTCAAGCCGGTCCTACAGGCGTTGAAGGATCTCGCCTATCCGGGCTGGGTGTCGCTCGAGGTCTTCCATTTCGAACACGGCCCCGAAAACATCGCGCGAGATTCAGCGAGATTCATCAGGGATCTGGAAAAAGAGTTGGGCTAGCAACTCGCGGTACATGCCATTCGACGGGCGCTGCGTCCCGGCAGACTACTTGTTTCCTCCTTAGCCGGCAGACAGAGGGGATCTCGCCAGGAGCCAGTCGCAAAACTCATGCGATTGAAGTCATATGTAATGAAAGTCATAATTTTGTCGGTGAGCTGGGAAGTCCGATTCGACCCGGTCTTTGACACGGAATTCGATAGCCTGTCGACCATTGTGCAGGATGAGCTACTTGCGTTAGCAATGCTACTTGAAAGATTCGGTCCGACCCTGGGGCGCCCCCGCGTGGATACCCTCAAAGGATCACACCACGCCAACATGAAAGAACTGCGGTTTCAGGTCGACAACGGTGTCTGGCGAGTCGCTTTTGCCTTCGATCCTGAGCGAAAGGCCATACTGCTTGTGGCTGGGGACAAATCCGGATCAAACACGAGGCGATTCTACAAACGGCTGATCAAGACGGCGGACCAAAGGTTCGATGCGCACCTCGACAGATTGACAGACGAAAGGAGGGCAAAATGAAGACTCTCACTGAGAGATTGACCAAACTCCCCGCGTCGCGCCGGCAAAAGGTTGAGGAGCGGGCGAAGGCGCTGATCGCTGAAGAGATGTGTCTCCGAGATCTCCGCAAGGCTCGGAGACAGACACAGGTACAGGTCGCAAAAGAACTCGGGATCAACCAAGAAAACATTTCCCGTATCGAGAAACGTACCGATCTGTTGATTTCCACCCTCAGTGGCTACGTCCAGGCAATGGGCGGGAAGTTGAGCTTGGTGGCGGAATTCCCCGATCGTCCACCCATAGCAGTGACTGGTATTGCTGCTCTAGGGGATGAAACCCCTACAACCAAGTCATAGTCCTACTGGGAGATCCGGGCAAGATCCCATTCCGCACTCTCGCCTGCCATCTCACCGTACCGGTCCCGTCTGTCTGCGGCCTTCGAGTCGGGTGAGGGCACCCAGAGGCAAGCCTTGCGAACGAGCACGCATGCCGCTGACAATGCTGGACTTTACTGTATTTTGCTTTCATATCCATGTCTATGCAGTCATAATGACAGCATGCCGGTACAGATCACCATCCGGCGTGTCCCCGAAAAGGTGCGGGACGAACTCGCGGCGCGCGCCGCGTTGCGGCGCCAATCCATGCAGGAATTTCTGCGTCACGAGTTGGAACGGATCGCCTCCCGGCCGTCCCTCGACGATTGGCTCCAACGCGTTCGCGAGCGGAAGGCGGCGGCGGGCACTCGCGTTCGCCCCTCCAGCATTTTGCGCGTCCGGGATGCGGACCGGATGTGACCATCGTCGTCGATGCGTCCGTGTTGGTTGCGGCCCTGGTCGACTCGGGACGCGAAGGGGTGTGGGCGGAGTCGTTAATGGCCCAGGACTCTCTGGCCGGTCCGGAATTGCTCCTGGCGGAGGTGAGCAACATCTTGCGCCGGTTGGAAGGGATCGGGAAAATTTCGAGGCTCGAGGCCAACAGTGCACAGCGCGATCTGCTTCGGCTCGATCTGGACCTGTTCCCGTTCGCGCCATTCGCTGACCGGGTGTGGGCACTTCGGAGCAACCTGACCAGCTACGATGCGTGGTACGTGGCGCTGGCCGAAGCGTTGGGGTGTTCGCTGGCGACACTTGACCGGAGGCTCGAGCGGGCCACGGGTCCTGCCTGCGAGATCCTCATTCCAACCGGTTAACTTGTTTCGAAGGGCAAATTCGCTGATTCCTGTGAAAAAGTCTGTGGGAAAAGTGTGAGTTTCCACGTTATCTGGTGTGGAAAGGTTGCAATCTGCATTTCTCACCGAGTCGCCTTTAGTGCGTACCGACGTCTTCTTGCGCATCAGGACCCTGGGGCGCCATCGGGTGTCGCTTTCCTGTCCGAACACCAAGATCTGTGGGTTTCCGCCATCGCGTTACACGAGTTGGAATTCGGCTTGCGACTGCTGCCGCTGGGACAGCGCCGCGACCGCTTGCGTGCGACGCTGTCGGAATTCATCACCGGATATGAAGACCGCGTCCTTCCTCTGGAGAGGATGGGCGCGGAATGGGCCGCCCACTTTCGCGCGCAGGCGCATCGCGCCGGGCGCATGTTGGACTTGGGAGATGCACTGATTGCCGGCACCGCCAGGGCCCACGACTTGGCGCTTGCAACCAGGAACGTCGCCGACTTCAGCAGCTTGGACCTCGGCGTTGTCAATCCCTGGGAGACGCTGTAACGGGGGTCAGCGCTCGTACCGGTCAACCACGTCTGCGGCCATCGTTTCCCGTTTCAGGTGCAGGGATAACATCCGAAACAGCTACCGTGCGAGCCACCGATAGAACCCGACAACAGGAAGAACCTTTTTTTGAACTCTGGTTTCAGTCGGGCCGAAATCGAATGCGAGTCCAGCGCCGCCGAATCGTGCCGCGCCACGACGGCGAACACCAGCTTTGTGCAGCAATCGGCCCGATATGTTGTCGACGACCATTCTCCTGTCGCTGGATCTATGGAAATCGGTTGATCATCCATGTCCGCTAACTCTTGAAGCTTATCGATGTCTCGTTTGTAACGCGCAAACCGGTGAGGAACAAACTTGATCTCGACAATGGCACTGACGCGAGTGTCCTCGCAGATTACGAGATCCGGCCGATACTTTTTGGACCGAAGGGAAAGTTCCGGCTCGACAAACGTGTCGAGTTCCCCCGGTGCATGCAATCTGAACGCGCGGTACATCGAGGCCTGCAAACAACGCTCTGAGTTCAGCAGGCCTCCCTTATAGTCCTTCTCGACTTCCACCCACGATTGCGAAAGCAAGTCCACCTCCATAAAGCCCCTCCTTGCATGATCAATCCCAATTGTCCCCGTAACGCCTTCGTTGAAGCCAATTGGGGGCAAGACTGTCCCCCATTCGGAGGAAAATGAGCGGTGGTTTCCAATCGCCCAGTCTTCGTCGCCAAGTTTGTTACACCGGAGTTCGGCGGTTAGGAAACCGCCGCTCCTTGAGGAGTTGCGGGGGACAGGAATGTCCCCACTCCTACCCGATATAGAGGAACTCGTTGGTGAGGAACAGCAGGTGGCAGAGGCTCTCCAGGGCTTTCTTCTCGGCCTGTGCCTCTTCGGCGTTGGCCTTGAGATAGAGATCTTTCTGGCGAGCCAGATGCGCCCGGGCGATCTGGGCTTCCTCGGCTGAGGGCGGGCGGGAGAGGGCCAGCAGGTAGGCCTTCTCGATCGCCGCGTCCGGATCGCCGTTGGACAGGGCGGCGACCCGCTGGGCGAAGGCCTGGGCGTTCTCCACGACGAAATCGTCGTTCATCAGCGTGAGCGACTGGAGCGGCGAGACCGAGTTCAACCGCCGGCTGCAGTTGGTCTGCATGATGGGAGCGTCGAAGGTCTCCAGGAATCCCAACGGGAAGTAGCGCCGGGCCAGCAGGTAGACGCTGCGCCGCCAGACTCCCGTGGCCTGGGCGTCGGCAATCTCACCCGGCGAATCGGTGTGCGGGTTCAGCGTCTTCAGGCCGTCGGCCATCAGCGGGCCCTCGACCGGAGGTCCACCCATGGTCCAGTCCAGCTTGCCGCTGGCGGCCATGATGGAATCACGCAGGATTTCCGCTTCCAACCGGCGCAGGTTCATGCGCCACAAGAGCCGGTTTTCCGGATCCGCCCGGAGCGCGACGGAGCCGGCGGCAGGTCCCTCGGACGATTGCCGGTAGGCCGTGGAGGTCATGATCAGCTTGTGGAGCTTCTTGACGCTCCAGCCCTGGCGCACGAATTCCACCGCCAGCCAATCCAGCAGCTCGGGATGGGACGGGGGCTTGCCCTGATTGCCGAAGTTGTCCTGAGTCTCGACGATGCCTCGCCCGAAGTGGTGCTGCCAGACTTGGTTCACGAACACCCGGGCGGTAAGAGGGTGGTCGGTCCGGGTCAGCCAATGGGCGAAGGCCAGACGGTGGCCGCTGGTCTCACCCTGCGTCTCCGGCGGCCGGACCGCATCGGTCCCTCCGGGCCGGCTGACCACCTCCAGGAAGCCCGGCCGGACCGGCGGCCCCGGGCGCTCGACCTCGCCGCGCTGCAGCAGACGGATCTTGGGCGGCGCCGCCAAGTCCCACAGGGCCTGGATCTTGTCCCAGGAACGGCGGTAGCCGTCCAGGATCCGGAGCCGTTCGGTCAGCTTCTTGTGGGCCGCGAGATGCTCCTCGTTCAGGGCCTTGACCACGTCCTCCGGGGAGACGGTCAGTTGCTCCTCGAATTTGGAGGCCAGGAACTTCTGCACTTCGTTCCGGTCGGCTTCGGGCGTGGCCAGAGCCTCTTTCGTCTCGGGGCGGATGTTTTCCGGCAGTTCCTCTAGCTTGCCGTCCAGCAGTTTGTCGCGGTAGGGACGGTGGATGGCCTCGAGCCGCTCCTTGAGCTTGGCCGCGGGCTTGTCGATTTCGGCGTTGTGGCGCTCGATTGCCTCCTGTTCCCGTTTGGAGACGCTGGGCAGGTGATGGTTCTTGGGCTGCAGCCAGCGCACCGGGTTGTACCCGGTGGCAAAGACCGACAGCAGGCGGTAGTAGTCCCGCTGCGGGATGGGATCGTACTTGTGGCTGTGGCAGCGGGCACAGCCCATGGTCAGTCCCATCAAACCGGTGGAGACCTTCTCCATCAGGTGGAAGAGCACGTCGTACCGCTCTCCCACCAGGTTCACCACGTCCTGGTCGGTGCGGTCGAAGACGGATCGGAGATAGCCGGTGGCGACGAGCTTGTCCAGCATTTCCGGGGTGTAGGTCTCGGCCGAGCGCCAGTCCACGAGTTCGTCACCGGCCAATTGCTCCACCAGGAATTGATCGTAGGGCATGTCCTGGTTGAAAGCCCGGATCACCCAGTCGCGGTAGCGCCAC
This genomic interval carries:
- a CDS encoding amidohydrolase family protein codes for the protein MSDRSESPSTTGSASVPGLATGERVRTDANLFRIDVQSHMVPPPVLEFMMTRDTLPRAYEQEGAYYTLTGEWRRRVRPQHLDVDAKIADMDRAGIRTSALSINDPGPECFGADGPKVAKLAHDFIGDAAESYPGRFFGLATLPLHHMEESLRELDRCVDQLGFRGILLYSNLAGRFPDEEEFRPLFKRAEEMGIPILLHPAYPMTYDAVKGRSLVGGLGLMFDTTIALARIILAGILDRHPRLKLLCPHVGGALPYLIGRMDHQTQVLKRGAENIHRPPSEYLRQIYFDTVSPIAMAIRYGYDFAGPDRLLYASDHPWVDPNLIVSKIDSLGLPAADLEKIYTGNAKTLFQL
- a CDS encoding sugar phosphate isomerase/epimerase, with the translated sequence MNPVSGRSQAGSEGRTPRKPAGYRFRLAVCSGTFQGWSFTEACKGAVRTGYEGIEIAPHLLSDDPNSLSAARRRELRDIRKSEGLLYAGLHNMLKAPRRLHLTTPDRTRRERSWDYFRGLVDLCGDLGDAGLMILGSARQRGTVDGATQREARRRLAAGLAKVAPDAEARRVRILLEPLAPHLCDVVNNLGEATAIVEQIGSPAVQSMFDTHNAVAETLPHGEAIRKYDRYIKHIHVNELDGRHPGTGDYDFKAVLQALKDLAYPGWVSLEVFHFEHGPENIARDSARFIRDLEKKLVYDTDCDTVQSSPKSSVRTCSSS
- a CDS encoding Fic family protein, which produces MYIYEHPDWPHLHWKNDSLIEMLATVRYRQGRLIGQMEALGFDLRQEAVFETLTEDVLKTSDIEGERLDADQVRSSVARHLGLDLGGLRHADRRVEGIVEMMLDATGRHEEPLTGTRLHGWHESLFPSGRSGRRRIRVGGWRDDRTGPIQVVSGPIGRERVHFEAPPAVRLAREMEAFLDWFNAPADTDEVVKAGVAHLWFVTLHPFDDGNGRMARAIADMVLARSEGSSQRYYSMSSQIRQERADYYDVLERTQKGTTDITAWLVWFLVCLGRAIENSRRTLATVHKKARFWKRVADVPLNRRQRRVLDRLLGEFEGKLTTSKWAKLAKCSQDTALRDITDLVRRGLLARNPGGGRSTSYSLVETSTS
- a CDS encoding TIM barrel protein, with the translated sequence MWKSLWEKCERSGRLDWGTRLSPPVFDTHNAVGETLPHGEAIRKYDRYIKHVHVNELDGRHPGTGDYDFKPVLQALKDLAYPGWVSLEVFHFEHGPENIARDSARFIRDLEKELG
- a CDS encoding type II toxin-antitoxin system RelE/ParE family toxin, which codes for MSWEVRFDPVFDTEFDSLSTIVQDELLALAMLLERFGPTLGRPRVDTLKGSHHANMKELRFQVDNGVWRVAFAFDPERKAILLVAGDKSGSNTRRFYKRLIKTADQRFDAHLDRLTDERRAK
- a CDS encoding XRE family transcriptional regulator, translating into MKTLTERLTKLPASRRQKVEERAKALIAEEMCLRDLRKARRQTQVQVAKELGINQENISRIEKRTDLLISTLSGYVQAMGGKLSLVAEFPDRPPIAVTGIAALGDETPTTKS
- a CDS encoding type II toxin-antitoxin system VapC family toxin, with translation MTIVVDASVLVAALVDSGREGVWAESLMAQDSLAGPELLLAEVSNILRRLEGIGKISRLEANSAQRDLLRLDLDLFPFAPFADRVWALRSNLTSYDAWYVALAEALGCSLATLDRRLERATGPACEILIPTG
- a CDS encoding PIN domain-containing protein — protein: MSFHVIWCGKVAICISHRVAFSAYRRLLAHQDPGAPSGVAFLSEHQDLWVSAIALHELEFGLRLLPLGQRRDRLRATLSEFITGYEDRVLPLERMGAEWAAHFRAQAHRAGRMLDLGDALIAGTARAHDLALATRNVADFSSLDLGVVNPWETL
- a CDS encoding PSD1 and planctomycete cytochrome C domain-containing protein; its protein translation is MRLSRLLAPLAILGALSTAAVFGQPSFERDVEPIFKTNCYSCHGGTAMVGLDLRTATSVLRGSHEGPVVAKHAPADSLLYRKVSQRLMPPPAFNLKLTDSEIDTVRRWIEAGAPSDEEAIIAAKREEETARFRDLALPIFEDRCFACHASDQPMGGLDLRTVQSVLKGSEGGPVISDLGSIKSILIRKVTSGEMPPPGMGRPLGDGEIRTLARWIDTSDFRLLRPHAERTTFNPAEAPPVTDEDRQFWSFRKPEAAPVPKVENRNRIRTPIDAFLLARLESEGLGFSPEASKLTLLRRAWLDLIGVPPSPKDIRAYLDDKRPDAYERLIDSLLESKHYGERWGRHWLDAAGYSDVSGFDSAVDNVIVVDGMWRYRDWVIRAFNQDMPYDQFLVEQLAGDELVDWRSAETYTPEMLDKLVATGYLRSVFDRTDQDVVNLVGERYDVLFHLMEKVSTGLMGLTMGCARCHSHKYDPIPQRDYYRLLSVFATGYNPVRWLQPKNHHLPSVSKREQEAIERHNAEIDKPAAKLKERLEAIHRPYRDKLLDGKLEELPENIRPETKEALATPEADRNEVQKFLASKFEEQLTVSPEDVVKALNEEHLAAHKKLTERLRILDGYRRSWDKIQALWDLAAPPKIRLLQRGEVERPGPPVRPGFLEVVSRPGGTDAVRPPETQGETSGHRLAFAHWLTRTDHPLTARVFVNQVWQHHFGRGIVETQDNFGNQGKPPSHPELLDWLAVEFVRQGWSVKKLHKLIMTSTAYRQSSEGPAAGSVALRADPENRLLWRMNLRRLEAEILRDSIMAASGKLDWTMGGPPVEGPLMADGLKTLNPHTDSPGEIADAQATGVWRRSVYLLARRYFPLGFLETFDAPIMQTNCSRRLNSVSPLQSLTLMNDDFVVENAQAFAQRVAALSNGDPDAAIEKAYLLALSRPPSAEEAQIARAHLARQKDLYLKANAEEAQAEKKALESLCHLLFLTNEFLYIG